The genomic window TCCACAAAGAACACAAATTTCCTTTGTTGTTGTGCTAAATTTGGTTAATCTCTTGGTGGCCTTGTTGgttttagatcaggggtgggcaatcctggtcctcgagggccaaaATCTTTCCATTTAATTCAACAATTTAATGGTAAatttacctcttcatgttctgcagaagcctgttaatcacccattgattcaaatcagctgtgttggagcagaggaacaggtaaaacctgcaggatggtggcactGGAGGACCAGGGTGGCCCActcctggtttagatgatatTGGAGATATGATATGAAACAACATCGCGATTAAATCAGATTTCAGGTGTTCTTCAGCTCGTGTTGCCTCAGACGGGCTCCGAGTCTGCAGGAGTGATTAACTCGGACAGATTAGGGGAGAATTACGCAATCAGACACATCAACACATCCCAGCCAGCctctggaaacaaacaggaaacttaCTGAGTGCACGGACTTCACCACGTCCCAGTGGTCGTGCGCGCTCCCGCTGATCTCGCTCCAGTTCTCCgcctccttcctcttcttcttcgtcCCGGTCGGGACGTGCCCGTTCTGCGCCTCGGACCCTTCGCCGCCGCCGGCGTCGACCCCCCGGTGGCCGAAGTAGCTCCGCGCGCTGGCGAAGTTCTCCGCGGGCGACGAGCCGCCGAGCAGCGACGTCGCGACCACGACGGCGAGGAGCGTGAAAATGATGGCGGACAGCACGAAGGTCGCGTCCATGTCTGTCGCTGGTCTCCCTGCTCTCTGAGCCGTCGCTCCTACACAGCCATCCTCCGCGTAATCCTCACCGGACATCAGCGGGAGacgggggaggagggggggcgaGCTCCTCTCCGATCAGGACGTCACATCCTCCGGACACGCCCAACaatcctcctccccctcctccccgtGTCTCTCCTTTTCTACCTGCTCCAAACTGGACAGGTGGGCGGGCACGGAGCTCTGCCACGTGCTCCCTCTGCTGGGGCCGCAGATAATCCCAACCATCAGGACGAGCTGGAGGATCCAAATGGTTTCTGACAGAACCCGTGTACCGGAGGCGCAGGTCAAGCCGGGTTTAACGTCAGCCGAGGGCCAGATGTCCTCACCTGAGGAGCTACCTGTCCGCCAGCACGTTTGCCCACCGGCTGGGAGGctgactgcaacaaaaacacaatcaaagttcACCTTTTCAATTCATCAATCAACCAACTTCAACATTAAAATGCCCCATCACTCAATTAAATATCCATTTAAAGACACCTCAGTagttaaaaacaattaacacCAAAACTGCcaaaatttacagatactgagccaaaatttggtgtgttagtagctgagacacatCATCGGAGCTTTTAAAACCATTCACTATAGTtttcaaccctgtctgttagcaaaatatctcacgaaccacaagacagattttatttaaactctcagaaGTTAATCATTAGGTCTACAACAGATTATCATTTGGAGTCACCATCATTCAAGACAGCCACCACCTCAGCCTGCACACAGCTGAGGTCAGATGATGGtagcagctgagtcattcacaacgtGCTCCGGGTGCAAACACGTCTTATAATATGAATATGAATGaacttgtgttatttttaagatttgaccatcCCTTCAGAGAACACGAGGCCTttaacttatattttatttatatttgtatgcTTCAATATCAAATTTTCTCACATGTAGCTCTTGactagctgaaaaaaaacattgtggatGCGATGCTGTAATAAAGTAgctattttaaaatctaatggtggtaaaaatgaataaataaaaactagcaAAGTGCACTGATTTGTGTTCAATATACACCAAGACCCTGAGCATAAACGGGGAACCAGGAAATAGTGGAAAACAGCTCAAGCtgaaccttttctttctttctttatttttgctgtagTGCCTAAATATGACTTCTGTTGAGaag from Kryptolebias marmoratus isolate JLee-2015 linkage group LG17, ASM164957v2, whole genome shotgun sequence includes these protein-coding regions:
- the LOC108249319 gene encoding uncharacterized protein LOC108249319 isoform X2, with protein sequence MSGEDYAEDGCVGATAQRAGRPATDMDATFVLSAIIFTLLAVVVATSLLGGSSPAENFASARSYFGHRGVDAGGGEGSEAQNGHVPTGTKKKRKEAENWSEISGSAHDHWDVVKSVHSTEGAPESPWRNTKKVESDANNSLKYVPGKARSHHLEMMMSKEELEEEQRVQREQLASIFQLLKDNKETFGDMSEGELEEQLHLYSI
- the LOC108249319 gene encoding uncharacterized protein LOC108249319 isoform X1, producing MSGEDYAEDGCVGATAQRAGRPATDMDATFVLSAIIFTLLAVVVATSLLGGSSPAENFASARSYFGHRGVDAGGGEGSEAQNGHVPTGTKKKRKEAENWSEISGSAHDHWDVVKSVHSEQESPHVAERSPSTPGLSGTRHTSLETEGAPESPWRNTKKVESDANNSLKYVPGKARSHHLEMMMSKEELEEEQRVQREQLASIFQLLKDNKETFGDMSEGELEEQLHLYSI